One genomic region from Reichenbachiella ulvae encodes:
- a CDS encoding DUF6261 family protein, whose translation MINRITQMHLRNTEHSQFFSDVLGLIQRQDPSVLKVEEAYNLLKSEHDQLVELLNPEKGSQLTEQIEEADDLRDELLVGIYKIVDGTTAHYNPTQRAHAETLLRSLDLFGGMGLARENYQSETAGISSMLSDWDSKTELTEAVAALKLKGWQNALTLANEQFNDLYLSRTEETSDINPVGVRELRLKMKDDFYDLRDLITAYYTIHKGAEPYATTIKQLNTLIDQYKQLLKSRKSKVKELIEIED comes from the coding sequence ATGATCAACCGTATCACCCAAATGCACTTGAGAAACACCGAACATTCACAATTCTTCAGCGATGTGCTGGGTCTCATCCAACGCCAGGATCCGAGCGTCCTCAAAGTGGAAGAAGCCTACAACCTACTCAAAAGCGAACATGACCAGCTGGTAGAGCTGCTCAATCCCGAAAAAGGAAGCCAGTTGACCGAACAGATCGAAGAGGCCGACGACCTTCGGGACGAACTGCTCGTCGGTATCTACAAGATCGTAGATGGCACCACCGCCCACTACAATCCCACTCAGCGAGCCCATGCCGAGACACTGCTCCGCAGTCTGGATCTCTTTGGCGGTATGGGGCTGGCCCGCGAAAACTACCAGAGCGAAACGGCCGGTATCAGCAGTATGCTCTCCGACTGGGACAGCAAAACAGAGCTGACAGAAGCCGTCGCGGCACTCAAGCTCAAGGGCTGGCAAAATGCCCTGACCCTAGCCAACGAGCAATTCAACGACCTCTACCTCAGTCGCACCGAAGAGACCAGCGACATCAACCCGGTAGGTGTCAGAGAGCTCAGACTCAAGATGAAGGACGACTTCTACGACCTGCGCGACCTGATCACCGCCTACTACACCATCCACAAGGGAGCAGAACCCTACGCCACTACCATCAAGCAACTCAACACCCTGATCGACCAATACAAGCAGCTCCTCAAAAGCCGCAAAAGCAAAGTCAAGGAGCTGATCGAAATAGAAGACTAA
- a CDS encoding RDD family protein → MTESVINYTKANVYDRAVSFIIDHIIITFIWGLSSFLISGSDMLESDFDPTGLRNTMLGTIPFILLLYFCKDLLYGKSPGRWLMGIMVRTEESYQLPSKKQLFIRNLYLVIWPIEYLVLAASEDNKRWGDEKANTVVVYTP, encoded by the coding sequence ATGACCGAATCGGTAATTAACTATACAAAAGCAAATGTTTATGACAGAGCTGTTTCATTTATAATAGACCATATAATCATAACATTCATTTGGGGACTTTCATCTTTTCTTATATCTGGATCAGATATGCTTGAATCAGATTTTGATCCAACAGGTTTAAGAAACACCATGTTAGGTACCATTCCTTTTATTCTTTTGCTCTATTTCTGCAAAGATCTACTTTATGGTAAAAGTCCAGGACGGTGGCTTATGGGAATCATGGTTAGAACAGAAGAAAGTTATCAATTACCTTCCAAGAAACAATTGTTCATCCGTAATCTTTACTTGGTTATTTGGCCTATAGAATACTTAGTACTTGCAGCTAGTGAAGACAACAAAAGATGGGGAGATGAGAAGGCTAATACAGTGGTTGTATACACCCCCTAG
- a CDS encoding mechanosensitive ion channel domain-containing protein, which produces MISNRFTLVFFLFLSSLSTIAQEEPKLKEQEELKPYSLSEIPVESEKMVSKINAEYLKVIAQPVAHQNAVKIDSLAKRKEQIKGFTAYATERNYGYSFIESYLIKWDEFIAKTQAPKQVLSTYTEALGKIRDDLSTEKKKWELTRVKLKEADEIPDNILDRTKIILDYLDANSKLVSDSLSRSLDLQNRIVDLTLSAETERDNLEQLLKLKFSNLVFQKEYSLFNLPNDSLKNGDRKEYRDYYLAYNLRESRLFLTEEWDFFTNLSIPFILILGVILWLRSNRAELETLHIKELELGQAIFDHPLLSSLFYTLLLTLGSLPSIPLPIKIVLSTVILLLFIVISSKIIAKPLQLAVYLISIHYISMRFTDLYILNDLMYRVFQLFVNLTLMAYLIYFIRNKARIVEQYNYQALWFKLMSFMAPVFLAALVVSAIANAVGYLYLAFLINATTVNSILIAILFGVIYSTTTSVFVLFVNTPIAQKSILITQYKDWTIKKFSQLAKIGYYFCWIYFTLAWFFLLDFVLEFVNSILELGVEVRHVNITILGVISFVVILVGSFGIAQLIRLLLKDEILSRFRLSKGVPMAISSMTYYVLISCGFFLALFSLGFNLENLGLLAGALGVGIGFGLQNIVSNFISGLILIFERPITIGDIVKLDDIEGVVASIGIRSSKIQQYDGAVLIVPNSDLISQKVVNHTLSDDQRRLIFEIRTKPEVELELVLYLLQRAAEEVDPVLEDPAPKAYFEGIDKQSAHFKLYYWVNRDILAAKSEVALRAHAILKESGIEILEQNIVKIDRGDLSEEKLK; this is translated from the coding sequence ATGATCTCAAACAGATTCACCCTGGTTTTTTTCTTGTTTTTATCTTCTCTATCTACGATAGCTCAAGAGGAACCGAAACTGAAAGAACAAGAAGAGCTGAAGCCGTATTCTCTTTCTGAAATACCAGTTGAATCAGAAAAGATGGTCAGTAAGATTAATGCAGAATACCTTAAGGTAATAGCCCAGCCGGTGGCACATCAAAATGCAGTGAAAATCGATTCGCTTGCCAAAAGAAAGGAGCAGATCAAAGGGTTTACCGCCTATGCCACAGAGCGCAACTATGGTTATTCTTTCATCGAATCTTACTTGATCAAGTGGGATGAGTTTATTGCCAAAACACAAGCTCCGAAGCAGGTTTTGTCGACTTACACGGAAGCTTTGGGTAAAATTCGAGATGACCTGAGCACAGAAAAGAAAAAATGGGAGTTGACCCGGGTGAAGTTAAAAGAAGCTGACGAGATCCCAGATAATATTCTTGACCGTACCAAGATTATATTGGACTATCTGGATGCAAACAGTAAACTAGTCTCAGACAGCCTAAGTCGTTCTTTGGATCTGCAAAACAGGATTGTAGATTTGACTTTGTCTGCTGAGACCGAAAGAGATAATCTGGAGCAGTTGTTAAAGCTGAAGTTTAGTAATCTGGTTTTTCAGAAGGAATATTCTCTTTTCAATCTACCTAACGATTCTTTGAAAAATGGAGACCGAAAGGAGTATCGAGATTATTATCTGGCTTATAACCTAAGAGAGTCGCGATTATTTCTTACTGAGGAGTGGGATTTTTTCACTAACCTGTCCATTCCTTTTATTCTGATTTTGGGGGTTATCCTCTGGTTAAGGAGCAATAGAGCTGAACTAGAGACACTCCATATCAAAGAACTGGAATTGGGGCAAGCCATATTTGATCATCCCTTGTTGTCCTCGCTATTCTACACCTTGTTACTGACTTTAGGTAGCCTGCCATCGATTCCATTGCCTATAAAAATTGTACTTAGTACGGTGATATTGCTGTTATTCATCGTTATATCTTCCAAAATAATAGCTAAGCCTCTTCAGCTGGCGGTATACCTGATCAGCATTCACTACATCTCTATGCGGTTTACAGACTTGTACATTCTCAATGATTTGATGTATCGTGTCTTTCAGCTTTTTGTTAACCTGACGCTCATGGCTTATTTGATTTATTTCATTCGCAATAAGGCAAGGATCGTCGAGCAGTATAATTATCAAGCCCTTTGGTTCAAACTGATGAGTTTTATGGCCCCCGTTTTTCTAGCCGCTTTGGTTGTATCAGCCATAGCCAATGCTGTGGGATACCTATATCTGGCATTTTTAATCAACGCTACCACGGTTAACTCCATATTAATTGCCATTTTATTTGGTGTGATTTATTCTACAACCACTTCAGTTTTTGTGTTGTTTGTCAATACACCTATAGCCCAAAAGTCAATCTTAATCACACAGTATAAAGATTGGACGATTAAGAAATTTAGCCAGCTGGCTAAAATCGGATATTACTTTTGCTGGATCTATTTCACCCTAGCCTGGTTCTTTTTACTTGACTTTGTGCTAGAATTCGTCAATAGCATCCTTGAACTAGGAGTAGAAGTCAGGCATGTCAATATCACCATTTTGGGGGTAATTTCATTTGTCGTCATACTTGTTGGGTCATTTGGAATTGCTCAGTTGATTCGATTGCTTCTCAAGGACGAAATTTTGTCGAGGTTTCGCCTCAGTAAAGGGGTGCCGATGGCTATCAGCAGCATGACCTATTATGTTCTGATCTCTTGTGGATTCTTCCTTGCTTTATTTAGTCTTGGATTTAACCTCGAGAACCTTGGACTCTTGGCTGGTGCTTTGGGTGTGGGTATTGGTTTTGGATTACAAAACATCGTTAGCAATTTTATTTCAGGCTTGATTCTGATTTTCGAAAGACCCATCACCATTGGGGATATAGTAAAGTTGGATGACATAGAGGGGGTAGTGGCGTCTATTGGGATTCGATCCAGCAAAATCCAACAATATGATGGTGCCGTGCTGATCGTGCCTAATTCAGACCTGATCAGTCAGAAAGTGGTAAACCATACACTTAGCGACGACCAGAGACGACTGATTTTTGAAATCCGAACAAAACCAGAGGTGGAACTGGAGTTGGTATTGTATCTGTTGCAAAGGGCAGCGGAGGAAGTGGACCCCGTATTAGAGGATCCTGCACCCAAGGCCTATTTCGAAGGGATAGATAAGCAATCTGCACATTTCAAACTCTACTACTGGGTCAATCGAGATATACTGGCTGCTAAAAGTGAAGTGGCGCTGCGTGCTCATGCTATCTTGAAAGAGTCGGGCATAGAGATTCTGGAGCAAAACATTGTGAAGATTGATAGAGGCGATTTGTCCGAGGAAAAGCTGAAATGA
- a CDS encoding sodium:solute symporter family protein yields MLIFFIVFYLLITLAIGFWASRKIKSSGDFTLAGKSLSTSFVGVTLFATWFGSSQVLANPGHFVEDGFISFLTLTITGVFTLLVVGYFYARKLYRMDLVTVGDFFRKRYGPKMDLAVSIIMVLSYPSWIAAQLVALGYLFQAVMGLPVDIGIVLGASIVILYTYVGGMWAVSYTDMLQSILILLGLVILYFAVMSETDGLVDLFSHQPRSFFRLIPSGGIEEWNDYITLLLAFTAGCIPVQEIYQRVFSARDELAARNGLYLGAFLLLVVPSIPLVIALAGAHLHPELIGGDHGQGLILSLVGMFTSLPVQILFYGAMISAILSTSSGAMLAPATVVGENLIKPYFPNLPDKRLLLFTRLSVILVAAVSCFFAFNDSDIVALVAASLSLVLVSVFVPFTAGLFWKRTSHFGAWLSMGSGAAVWLTCYVMDTQIDATIYGLAASTVTLPIGSWVRPDRNENLTP; encoded by the coding sequence TTGCTTATATTTTTCATTGTATTCTATTTACTGATTACCCTCGCTATCGGGTTTTGGGCCTCTCGAAAAATCAAGTCCTCGGGTGACTTTACACTGGCGGGCAAAAGCCTGAGCACTTCCTTCGTCGGGGTGACTTTGTTTGCAACCTGGTTTGGTTCCAGTCAGGTCCTGGCCAATCCTGGGCATTTTGTGGAGGATGGGTTTATTTCCTTTCTGACGCTCACCATTACTGGGGTCTTCACTCTACTAGTCGTGGGCTACTTCTATGCTCGCAAGCTCTATCGAATGGATTTGGTCACTGTAGGAGATTTCTTTCGCAAGCGCTATGGTCCTAAGATGGATCTGGCTGTATCAATCATTATGGTGTTGTCCTATCCGAGCTGGATTGCTGCTCAGTTGGTCGCCCTAGGATATTTATTTCAAGCGGTAATGGGCTTGCCCGTAGATATAGGCATAGTGTTGGGTGCTTCTATTGTAATCTTATACACCTATGTCGGAGGCATGTGGGCGGTGTCCTATACGGATATGTTGCAGAGTATTTTGATATTGCTGGGTCTGGTGATCCTCTATTTCGCTGTGATGTCTGAGACCGATGGGTTGGTAGACTTATTTTCTCATCAGCCCAGGTCTTTCTTTCGTTTGATACCGTCTGGGGGGATCGAGGAGTGGAATGATTACATCACGCTCTTATTGGCATTTACAGCTGGCTGTATTCCGGTACAGGAGATATACCAGCGGGTGTTCTCTGCCAGGGACGAATTGGCAGCTCGAAATGGGCTTTATCTGGGAGCCTTCTTGCTATTGGTCGTGCCTTCGATACCTCTGGTGATTGCGCTGGCTGGTGCTCATCTTCACCCTGAACTCATCGGGGGTGATCATGGACAAGGTTTGATTCTGTCTCTGGTGGGGATGTTTACCAGTCTGCCGGTGCAGATTCTTTTTTATGGTGCCATGATATCTGCGATACTGAGTACCTCAAGTGGAGCTATGCTCGCACCCGCTACCGTGGTGGGAGAGAACCTGATCAAACCCTATTTCCCCAATCTGCCAGACAAAAGACTATTGCTGTTTACCCGACTGAGTGTGATTCTGGTGGCGGCAGTTTCGTGCTTCTTTGCTTTCAACGACTCAGATATAGTAGCCCTGGTGGCTGCCTCGCTAAGTCTGGTACTGGTGTCGGTCTTCGTGCCTTTTACTGCAGGTTTGTTTTGGAAGCGAACCTCCCACTTCGGTGCATGGCTGTCCATGGGCTCTGGGGCAGCGGTCTGGTTGACCTGCTATGTCATGGACACGCAGATAGACGCCACGATATATGGACTGGCCGCCAGCACAGTTACTTTGCCTATCGGGAGTTGGGTGAGGCCTGATAGGAATGAGAACCTCACTCCCTAA
- a CDS encoding SelT/SelW/SelH family protein: MENIVKIEYCTLCRWQLRAFWMAQELLQTFPDEIQEMQLRPTTGGIYNIYLNGQLLYSRQEKGRFPDIKILKQMIRDEVSPERDLGHSDRKEK; the protein is encoded by the coding sequence ATGGAAAACATCGTGAAAATAGAATATTGCACCCTTTGCCGATGGCAACTGCGTGCATTTTGGATGGCTCAGGAACTACTACAAACCTTTCCGGACGAAATCCAGGAGATGCAGCTGCGTCCTACCACCGGTGGTATCTACAATATCTACCTCAATGGCCAATTGCTTTACTCGAGACAAGAAAAAGGAAGGTTTCCGGATATTAAGATACTGAAGCAGATGATTCGGGATGAAGTCTCTCCAGAGCGCGATCTGGGACATAGTGACCGAAAGGAGAAATAG
- a CDS encoding VOC family protein: MKLGAFSISLNVKDIHASKAFYEKLGFTVFGGDIEMNYLIMKNESTLIGLFQGMFDSNILTFNPGWDADANALEQFDDIRQIQKSLKDQGVDLASEAEPTGSGPASITLIDPDGNAILIDQHV; encoded by the coding sequence ATGAAACTCGGCGCTTTTTCTATTAGTCTCAACGTAAAGGACATCCATGCTTCCAAAGCATTTTATGAAAAACTTGGCTTTACTGTATTCGGTGGGGACATCGAGATGAACTACCTGATCATGAAGAATGAGAGTACTCTGATCGGTTTGTTTCAGGGGATGTTCGACAGCAATATCCTGACCTTCAATCCTGGATGGGATGCTGATGCCAATGCATTGGAGCAGTTCGACGATATACGACAGATACAAAAATCCCTCAAAGATCAGGGGGTCGATTTGGCAAGTGAAGCCGAGCCTACTGGCAGTGGTCCTGCTAGTATCACCCTAATTGATCCAGATGGCAATGCCATATTGATCGATCAGCATGTTTGA
- a CDS encoding thioredoxin family protein, producing the protein MSVAIKILGTGCPKCQSMTQVVKEVVAEKQIDAQIEKVEDIEEIMKYNVLSTPAMVVNDTIKIKGRVPSKDEVLALLS; encoded by the coding sequence ATGAGCGTAGCAATTAAAATATTAGGGACCGGATGCCCAAAGTGTCAATCCATGACCCAGGTGGTAAAAGAAGTGGTGGCCGAAAAGCAAATAGATGCCCAAATTGAAAAGGTAGAAGATATAGAAGAAATCATGAAGTACAATGTGCTGTCCACGCCTGCCATGGTAGTCAATGACACCATCAAAATAAAAGGGCGGGTACCCTCTAAAGATGAAGTACTCGCACTGCTCAGCTAA
- a CDS encoding permease, which produces MFEWVQHLADWLVYQALNLNPNQHLAAALNFFIYDTIKIIILLVLVIFLMGVVNSYFPIDKVKNYLSRKKLYGSEYLMASLFGVVTPFCSCSSVPLFIGFVKGGIPLGVTFSFLITSPLVNEVAIGLFVGLFGLKTTLIYILSGVLLGTLSGAILQSLKLESYLSPWVKELLSNAQREQDIFQSEDQSLKNRLPIIWAEVRKVLGGILPYVIFGIAIGGLMHGYIPEGLFERYMNKENLFAVPIATLVAIPMYSNASGILPVVQVLVSKGIPLGTAIAFMMGVVGLSLPEAMLLKKVMTVKLIAIFFGVVTLCIILSGYLFNLLL; this is translated from the coding sequence ATGTTTGAATGGGTACAGCATTTGGCAGATTGGTTGGTTTACCAAGCCCTCAACCTCAACCCAAATCAACACTTAGCAGCGGCGCTGAATTTCTTCATATACGATACAATTAAGATTATCATTCTGCTGGTGCTCGTCATATTCCTCATGGGAGTCGTGAATAGCTACTTCCCCATAGACAAGGTCAAAAATTACCTGTCCAGAAAAAAACTGTATGGCTCAGAGTATCTGATGGCAAGCCTCTTTGGAGTGGTCACTCCTTTTTGTTCCTGCTCATCAGTTCCTTTGTTTATTGGTTTTGTAAAAGGCGGCATCCCGCTTGGAGTTACCTTTTCTTTTTTGATCACATCCCCACTGGTCAACGAGGTAGCCATTGGACTTTTTGTTGGCCTGTTTGGGTTAAAAACTACCCTCATCTATATCCTAAGTGGCGTGCTACTGGGTACGCTATCGGGAGCCATACTTCAGAGTTTAAAACTTGAAAGCTACCTGAGTCCATGGGTCAAAGAGCTTCTATCCAATGCCCAGAGAGAACAGGACATTTTCCAATCTGAAGACCAAAGCCTTAAAAATCGCCTACCTATTATCTGGGCAGAAGTGCGAAAGGTTCTTGGAGGAATTTTACCTTATGTAATTTTCGGCATTGCCATTGGGGGGTTGATGCATGGATATATTCCTGAAGGTCTCTTCGAAAGATACATGAACAAGGAAAATCTTTTTGCAGTCCCTATCGCGACCCTTGTGGCTATTCCCATGTATTCTAATGCATCGGGGATTTTGCCTGTCGTTCAAGTGCTGGTCAGCAAGGGAATCCCACTCGGCACTGCGATTGCCTTTATGATGGGAGTGGTTGGTTTGTCCTTACCAGAAGCCATGCTGTTAAAAAAAGTGATGACCGTAAAGCTCATTGCTATATTTTTTGGCGTTGTGACCCTCTGTATCATCCTATCTGGTTACTTATTTAATCTGCTCCTATAG